The sequence TCCGCCATCTCCCACAGGTTAATGCTGTGGCACAACAGTGTGTCCACTGCTATTTCTGGTTTAACTCGTCTCACTTTCAATGGTGGGCAGTATATACTCACTATGGCTGGCAAATTTCTAAATGGCCCCCCTGTGATGTCCTGTCCTAGTCCCCAGAAGCTGTGAACATGAGAGCTCACTCCCGTGAGTGTGTTATACGGCATACGTGTCCTTAAGGGAAGAAAAtctcctggattatctgggtgagccCAGTGGGGTCACAGGAGCCCTTACAAGCAGAGAGCTGTCTCTGGcagaagaggaagtgagagaTCCGAAATACGAGGGGAATTAAAGGTGGATTAGATTTGTGGTGTGAAGATGGGGGGCGGGGGATGTACGTGAGAAGGAAGGTGAGCAGCCTTAAGGAGCTCAGAGGCCCCCAGCTGGCGGCCAGCACCGAAACTAAGACCTCAGTCCTGCAACCAAAAGAAACTGGATTCTGCCCACAGACTGAATGAACGTGAAAGAGGATTCTTTCCCAGAAGTTCCAGATGAGAGCCCTGCCTGGCCAACTTCTTGCCTTTGTCCATGGGACACCCAAACACAGAACATTCCCAGATGAGTGTTCCTGGATTTCTGATCCTCAGAACTGCGATCTAACAAATGGTGTTGTTTTAAACCGCTAAGTTTGTGCTGATTTGTTACACAGTGATAGCAAACTAATATGCTCTCTTTATAGAGGCTGAGGCTGTggttcagagaggctgagtgactTGTCTACAGTGCAGAGGTAGCAATGGCTGAGCTAGGATTGGAACCAAGGTCTTCTCCCTGCTAACTCTGTAATAATTTCCTTATATCCCAGCCAGGGCTCAGGAAAGATGAGGCCTAGAGATGGGGACAATGAGAGGAACTGTGTGGAGGAGAATGAGTTCTTGGAAGTGGGATGGATCTAGGGACCCTCTTTCTGCGGAATGGCAGGGGACAGACAGGTGTGGACATCCCCAGAGAGAAGCTGGGGTCAGACAGGTGGCTGTCGCTGGGTTGTTCCTCAACCCAAGCCTGGAGGTCTCAGTTCTCAGCACTCACCCACGCTGCTCCGTCTGTCCATCTGCGTGGAAGAGCACCAGCTGCCCTTTCCGGTCGTGGCCCACGGCCGTCCTGGCGGACATCACGTTCACAAATTTGCTAAAGGAACCTGAAGGAGAAGCGATCTAGCTGATTGCCTGGCCCTCTGGGAGGCCTCCTGGGCTCTGACTCCCATTTCTTGCCAAACACCACTCTCTACTCCTGGCCCAAGCCACCCAGCACCTCCCCTGCAGGGACACAGCCTCTCTGTTGGtctccctgccttccctctgCCCCATTCCAGCCAGAAGATTCTTCTTAAATATAAACCAAGTGACATCAACCTCCAGGTAAAAGCCCTCTAATGGCTTCCACTATTCTTAGAACAAAATCCAAAGGCTCTGCACAACCTCTCCAGCCTTCTCCCCGTCCTGCCTCCTCTCCTGGGCAACCCCCTCACCTCCCTGGAGCCACTTTCTGCCTTAGGGCCTTTGTGCTTTCTGTCCCCTCTGGCTGGGAACTGCGCTCCTCTCTAACTCTTCCCATGGCTTGTTCCTTCTGATCCAAGgtcacctcctcagggaggcTAAAACAGCCCATGCCCACATCAATGTTGTGGCATTCCTTTCCTGCCCCGGTATTCCGCatcccagtggttctcaaacttgagcatccATCAGACTCACAAGGGAGCTTTTTAAAACAGAGCCTCTTGTGCCTCACTTCCAGGGACCGATTCTGCAGGTCCGAGGCAGGTGGGTCCagggtgatgctgctgctggtccaCGACATTTCAGCAGCACTTCTCTGTTCCTTTGCCCACACCTCCTGGCCcccatctctccccttccccaactttatttctctcttttagcACTTACCAATTACTTCCAGCTACTTATATAACTACTTTCTTTCTTGTAGATTGCATATAAAACTATCTTAATCCCCACAGGTCCCCCAGTACCCAGAAGAGTGCTGTACACAAAGTAGCTGCTCAGCAAACAATTGTGGAAAAGATTTCAGAATagctcccctccttcctctccctaccACCCCAACCATTCCTGGTTCTCAAGAGGACTGTTGCCAACAGCCTGCTGTCCCCACCTGTTTCCTGAGTCTCATCACACTCGGTGGCCTGGCTCTCATTGATGTAGATGCTTCCATTGCGAATCAGCCACACGACCCCGCTCAGCAGCTGCACAAATGGATTCTCAGTGTCCAGCACCTCCTCCTCAGACAGGTACCTGGATCCAGGGAAGGTGTGAAACTCACTCACCAGCAGAGGCAGCTACAGGTGGATAGTGGGGCTCCTTCCTCCCTACCCCCCTCAGCCTGGCTGCTGGactcttcctcctgccccaggaacCTGTGTGGGCCTGGTCCTGAGTGTAGCTGTGGTGCTCTGCAGCTGTTTGGGACTTCCGTGTTGTCAGAGCCAGGGCCAACAAGACTGAGTAGCAGGGCTGTGACAATACCCCTATGCACCTTTGTAAACATCAATTGATAGAAACAACCATCCCCAACAAATGTCAAATGCATCTACATCCCTCCTTCTCCAGGCCATCACCCCAGCCAAACTACCACCTGAGCCTGTaacagcctcttttttttttttttttaaaaaaaagatgaccggtaaggggatcttaacccttgacttggtgtaatcagcactacactctcccgagtgagccacgggccggcttgTAACAGCCTCTTAAACGGCCTCCTGCTTCCACCAACCCAGACTCCACCCAGGATTAGAGCAAGCTTTTAAACAATCAGATAATCTGAATTTATTTAAACGATCAATCCTGTCATTCTCTGATATTGCTCGTTTTTTCAGTCCCTCACACACATCAAGCTCCCTGTACCTCTGAGCCTTTgcccttgctgttccttctgactggaatgttcttcctccagTTCTGACCCTGCCTGACTTGTGACTGATCAGATCTCAACTCAAAGGTCACCTTCTTAGAGGCCTGTTCCTGATTACCCTCCCTAAAATCAACACTCTATATACATCCCGTTCATTGCTTCGCTGCATGCACACGAcctaaatttatctttatttacttGGCTTTTGTTTACATTTCCTATAAATGGGGGAGGTCTCTTAAGGCAAAGACTGTGTTTGTTCACTGCTATCTCAGCAGCGAGCAGCACACTGCCTGATACAAAGCCAAGTGCTCAGTGATACCGGATGACGAACAAACTGCAAGGAAGGCATTACTATCCCCATTCAGCAAATGAGGAAACGGAGGTCAACTTGTTTAGGTGACTTGAACTCGGCGACAGGGCTACTATCCAAGTCTCAGGCCCTCTGGCCTCGACAGCCACGGGTCTCCCTGCCTCCTCACCCGGTGACCAAGGTCCCGTCGCGGCGGATCCCGAACTGCGCGTTCTGCAGCCCCCCGGAGCTGCTCACCCGCCGCCCGTCGCTCACCACGTTCCCCAGGCACTCGCCCGTGGCCATGCGGAAGAAGCCGCCGTTCTGGGCGACGCGGCAGCCGGCCGCCAAGGCCGTCTCCTCCACGGTGACGCGACGCCTCTCCGCGCAGCCGCCGGGCCCGCCGGGCTCCAGCACCGAGAAGGTGCGCAGGGGCGAAACGGCCCGCGTCAGGTGGCCGGCCACCGCGCGGCCCCCGAAGTGTGAGACGAAGGTGCGCACGGCCGCGCCGCCGGCGTCGGGGGTCGCGTGGGGCGGGGGCCAGCTCTCGTGCTCGCGGCTGCCGGCGCGTGCCGGCGTGCAGTCCCGGGCCGGGCGCACCCGTTCGCGGGGGTAGGGCAGTAGCAAGTCATCGTCGAGGGAGACCCTGCGGGGACGGCGCGGCCGTGAGCTCCTGAGCCCCGAGGGCAGGGCGATCCCCGACCCCGGCTCTCCCCTCGGGAGCTGCACTCACCCCGCGTCAAAGCCACCAGACGCCTCCCCGAGGAAGCCGAGCAGCGCGGGTAGGAAGAAGAGCCAGCAAGCCGTGGAGGCCGCCATGTTGGGCTCGGGCCTCCGGTCACGTGGGCTCGCCCCACGTGACTCACGACCCGCTATCGGCCGCTTTCGGATCTGTGTAGTATACTGTTTGCGGACGCCGTGAGTTCTCTCCAGTTTACTGCGTGTTTTGGGGTGTGGGAGGGGGGCTGGGAGAGTGATTGtaactttttatattgatttaattCCAAACCTGCAGAAAGTTGCAAGGATAGTGTAAAGAACTCCCATGTCCTTTTTACTCATGTCTACCAATTGTTCACGTTTGCCCATTTACTTTATCATTTGTactttatttatatacatttttttcccgAACCAATTGCAGTCAAGTTGCAGACATCGTGATCCCTTACCCCGGTACTTTACTATGTATCTTCTAAGAACGGCTCATTTTTTTACACAACCACAGGACAAGTAACATTAGGACATTTCACACTGATGCAGTTCTGTAACTAATGCACAGTTCACGTTCACATGTTGTCAGTTGTCCCTATAATGTTCTTTATAGCTGTTTAATTCCCCCACTCCCCATTCAGGATCCAGTCGAGGACCCCCATCTGGGAGTTGTATTTAGTTGTCAGGTCTCTTTGGTCTCCCTTAGTCTGGAACCCTTCCTCAgccctttctttgtcttttatgaccttgacatTGTTGAAGAGGACAGGAAGGctagctacataatttgtgggacTTAGTGCAAAATGAACACGTGGGGATCCTTGCTAAAAAAACTATTGAGAATTTCAAGAGGGCGAGAGCATAGGGCTAAAGCAAGCCTAGGACCCTTCTGAGGGAGCCCATGAAGCTGGCCTCAAGTTACAGATCCAGTTTATTTTGTAGCACGTACTTCAAGCTTCTTCTGAGAGGAAATGTTTCTTTGGGCCTTTCCTCCCGGGGCAGTGTCCAGGATTAGGTGGAGTTTTGGTGCCAGTGCGATGCATGGACCGCACCAGAAGCCAGTGCAAGTCTGGTCAGCCTTTGGTACCACAGGTATGCAGGGCCAGGGCAGCCTCTTTCTGTCCATGATCAGTAGCATTACTGCTTGAACTTAGGCCCCTCTTTGAGCCTTGCTTGATCACGGTCAGCATATTGGGTTGGACAGtgttccctgccccccccccattcATGTCcttcccagaacctcagaatgtgaccttatttggaaattggatctttgcagatggaattacTTAAGATAAGGTCATTTAGGAAGGCCCTAAACCCAATCTGACTGGTACCCTTATGAGAAAAGGCAGAGATATACATAGAGGAAAGAAGATAGAGTCAGGTTGGAGTTACGTAGCCACAAGCcaagaatgccaaagattgctgGTAGAGGCTAGGACAGAGGCATGGAACAGGTTCTTCTCTTGAGctttcagagaga comes from Cynocephalus volans isolate mCynVol1 chromosome 6, mCynVol1.pri, whole genome shotgun sequence and encodes:
- the NAGPA gene encoding N-acetylglucosamine-1-phosphodiester alpha-N-acetylglucosaminidase gives rise to the protein MAASTACWLFFLPALLGFLGEASGGFDAGVSLDDDLLLPYPRERVRPARDCTPARAGSREHESWPPPHATPDAGGAAVRTFVSHFGGRAVAGHLTRAVSPLRTFSVLEPGGPGGCAERRRVTVEETALAAGCRVAQNGGFFRMATGECLGNVVSDGRRVSSSGGLQNAQFGIRRDGTLVTGYLSEEEVLDTENPFVQLLSGVVWLIRNGSIYINESQATECDETQETGSFSKFVNVMSARTAVGHDRKGQLVLFHADGQTEQRGINLWEMAEFLLKQDVVNAINLDGGGSATFVLNGTLASYPSDHCQDNMWRCPRHVSTVVCVHEPHCQPPDCNGHGTCVEGHCQCTGRFWRDSACSELDCGPSNCSQHGLCTETGCRCEAGWTGSNCSEECPFGWYGPGCQRPCQCEHQCPCDPQTGNCSISQVKQCLQPSVVPQRAAELSFFTRTTWLALTLALVFLLLISTAANVSLFLGSRAERNRHLDGDYVYHPLQEMNGELLAMEKEQPGDTHSPFKD